A genomic stretch from Telopea speciosissima isolate NSW1024214 ecotype Mountain lineage chromosome 7, Tspe_v1, whole genome shotgun sequence includes:
- the LOC122668249 gene encoding homeobox-leucine zipper protein HAT22-like: MEGGGDETCNTGLSLGLSPSWLVQKQQQEKPKQQQPRSPVLFHVLFPPNLKEEVFRDGDDDDDDDEGNCNSKNNTGKKLRLTKEQSTLLEESFKEHPTLNPTQKQELAKQLKLRTRQVEVWFQNRRARNKLKQTEVDYEFLKKCCENLSDENQRLKKELQELRSMKLGSSSPFYIQLPKATTLTICPSCERVSRTGDGKNGIEVLDVVAGKASSIKLFTGMDDHDSTTMAC; the protein is encoded by the exons atggaaggaggaggagatgaaACATGTAATACAGGGCTCTCTCTTGGGCTCAGCCCAAGTTGGTTGGTTCAGAAACAGCAACAGGAGAAGCCTAAGCAGCAGCAGCCCAGATCTCCTGTTCTTTTCCATGTCTTGTTTCCTCCAAATCTCAAAGAAGAAGTTTTcagagatggtgatgatgatgatgatgatgatgaaggcaATTGCAACAGCAAGAATAATACAGGAAAGAAACTAAGGCTCACAAAGGAGCAATCTACCTTGCTTGAGGAAAGCTTCAAAGAACACCCAACCCTTAATCCG ACCCAGAAGCAAGAATTGGCAAAGCAATTGAAGTTAAGGACAAGACAAGTTGAAGTTTGGTTTCAAAACAGAAGAGCAAG GAATAAGTTGAAGCAAACAGAAGTGGACTATGAATTCTTGAAGAAATGCTGTGAGAATTTGAGCGATGAGAAccagaggttgaagaaggaatTGCAAGAGTTGCGATCGATGAAGCTTGGTTCTTCTTCGCCGTTTTATATTCAATTACCAAAGGCGACAACTTTGACGATTTGCCCTTCATGTGAGAGGGTTTCGAGGACCGGAGACGGCAAGAATGGGATCGAAGTTCTTGATGTAGTGGCCGGTAAAGCTAGCAGTATCAAGTTGTTTACAGGCATGGATGATCATGATAGTACTACAATGGCATGTTAA